Proteins encoded together in one Coffea arabica cultivar ET-39 chromosome 2c, Coffea Arabica ET-39 HiFi, whole genome shotgun sequence window:
- the LOC113726216 gene encoding uncharacterized protein produces the protein MMKLGRKNTSFTSSHSSLITHVFPISWLSKFKQKKGRSDDPISAKAKEGRQLELSSPSSLSFVRCGEGRFYNRDDDSYWRLSFGEEAEKHTVGLNSEWYNPEDDELGGPADSKSEVMGMAGREVTWKFNDMVSALRNSGVLQEKAGIPLQNDPLRRKKIAEEIEVKTPQQKAAKPHKLRKPERRKLKEKNADRGSKEEEAIMTKSAEKIIFEVYPERIPYTGEDFGESRAPNSVKQPSFSFSNSNLGTIEEDCMSEAKNLEECIALSEKEHEEISLQWKNLKDIKPKEMKSKLEQQRRSVYFNRDCQSKRRKSTSRIKSYSPRNTAKIECKIKALEDIKKAKRVKKKTKEKAKGDTTAFDSYAVVKNSYNPQNDFRESMIEMIIEKGIEKPEELEELLACYLTLNYDEYHDLIVKVFRQVWSELNELYLAAVLQNERSRVDYQFLV, from the coding sequence CATATCAGCGAAAGCAAAGGAGGGAAGGCAACTAGAATTGTCATCCCCAAGTTCTTTATCATTTGTTCGCTGTGGAGAGGGTCGGTTCTATAATCGAGATGATGACTCTTACTGGAGGCTTTCATTTGGGGAGGAAGCAGAGAAGCATACAGTTGGTCTAAATTCTGAGTGGTACAATCCAGAGGATGACGAACTTGGAGGCCCTGCAGATTCTAAATCAGAAGTCATGGGAATGGCCGGAAGAGAAGTTACTTGGAAATTCAATGACATGGTCTCTGCCCTAAGAAACTCAGGTGTTTTGCAAGAGAAGGCAGGCATTCCACTGCAAAATGATCCACTCAGAAGGAAAAAGATCGCTGAGGAAATAGAGGTGAAAACACCACAACAAAAAGCTGCAAAACCTCACAAATTAAGAAAACCAGAGCGAAGGaagttaaaagagaaaaatgcagaTAGAGGATCTAAGGAAGAAGAGGCGATAATGACCAAATCAGCTGAGAAGATTATATTTGAAGTATACCCAGAAAGGATTCCTTATACTGGAGAAGACTTCGGGGAGTCAAGAGCCCCAAATTCTGTGAAGCAGCCCAGCTTTTCTTTCTCGAACTCCAATCTAGGAACAATTGAAGAGGACTGCATGTCGGAAGCTAAGAATTTGGAGGAATGTATTGCCCTTTCTGAAAAAGAACATGAAGAAATTAGTTTGCagtggaaaaacttgaaggacataaaaccaaaagaaatgaaGTCAAAATTAGAGCAGCAGAGGAGGTCAGTGTACTTCAACAGAGATTGCCAGAGTAAAAGAAGGAAATCAACCAGCAGAATCAAATCTTACTCTCCCAGAAATACTGCCAAGATTGAGTGCAAAATCAAGGCTCTAGAGGATATCAAGAAAGCTAAGAGGGtgaaaaagaagacaaaggagAAAGCAAAAGGAGACACAACAGCCTTTGATAGCTATGCCGTTGTAAAGAATTCATATAATCCACAAAATGACTTCAGGGAATCTATGATTGAGATGATCATAGAGAAAGGCATTGAGAAGCCAGAAGAGCTCGAAGAACTCTTGGCTTGTTATCTGACATTAAATTATGATGAATACCATGACCTAATTGTCAAAGTCTTCAGGCAGGTATGGTCTGAACTGAATGAGCTGTATCTTGCTGCTGTCTTACAGAATGAGCGCTCAAGAGTTGATTATCAATTCCTTGTGTAG